Proteins from one Phyllobacterium zundukense genomic window:
- a CDS encoding DUF4126 domain-containing protein yields MILLLALLIGIVAGLRAMTAPAAISWAAHLGWLHLGDSWLAFLGYALTPWIFTLLAIVELVTDQLPSTPSRKVPVQFGARIVMGALCGAAIGISGGLAIGGAVAGVIGAVVGTLAGADIRGRLARSFGQDRPAAIIEDVVAIVAAFLIVAALP; encoded by the coding sequence ATGATCTTGCTCTTGGCACTTCTGATCGGGATCGTAGCTGGTTTGCGTGCGATGACGGCCCCGGCGGCTATCAGCTGGGCGGCGCATCTCGGTTGGCTGCATCTCGGCGACAGTTGGCTCGCATTCCTCGGTTATGCACTCACACCCTGGATATTCACCCTCCTGGCAATCGTGGAGCTGGTCACCGATCAACTGCCGTCCACGCCAAGCCGAAAGGTCCCGGTGCAATTCGGTGCACGTATTGTCATGGGAGCCTTGTGCGGCGCGGCGATTGGAATCAGCGGCGGTTTGGCCATAGGCGGTGCTGTCGCCGGCGTGATCGGCGCAGTAGTTGGCACTCTGGCGGGCGCCGACATCCGCGGGCGCTTGGCCAGGAGCTTTGGTCAGGACCGGCCCGCCGCGATCATCGAGGACGTCGTGGCAATAGTTGCTGCATTCCTGATCGTCGCTGCTTTGCCGTGA
- the dapB gene encoding 4-hydroxy-tetrahydrodipicolinate reductase, which translates to MRLAVVGAAGRMGQTLIRVIHATPGAILAGAIERPGSPHIGADAGDLAGVGNLGVPITDDAATAFARVEGVLDFTTPAATVAFSGLAAQARIVHVIGTTGCTSDNEAKIAAAARHAVVIKSGNMSLGVNLLAVLVKQAARALGADDFDIEILEMHHKHKVDAPSGTALLLGEAAAEGRDIGLGQHSVRVRDGHTGPRENGTIGFAALRGGSVVGDHSVILAGQGERITLSHHAEDRTIFARGAVKAALWGRGRKPGLYSMSDVLGLNS; encoded by the coding sequence ATGAGACTTGCAGTCGTCGGTGCCGCGGGGCGCATGGGCCAGACGTTGATCCGCGTCATTCACGCCACCCCCGGCGCGATACTTGCCGGAGCCATTGAAAGGCCCGGCTCACCCCATATCGGCGCTGATGCGGGTGACCTTGCCGGCGTCGGCAATCTTGGCGTTCCGATCACCGATGACGCGGCCACAGCATTTGCCCGCGTCGAGGGCGTGCTCGATTTCACGACGCCCGCCGCGACCGTGGCGTTTTCCGGGCTGGCAGCACAGGCGCGTATCGTCCACGTCATCGGCACGACCGGCTGCACGAGCGACAACGAAGCAAAGATCGCCGCAGCCGCCCGTCATGCGGTCGTCATCAAATCTGGCAATATGAGCCTCGGCGTCAATCTGCTCGCCGTCCTCGTCAAACAGGCGGCGCGTGCGCTCGGCGCGGATGATTTCGACATCGAGATTCTGGAAATGCACCACAAGCACAAGGTCGATGCGCCCTCGGGCACCGCATTGCTGCTCGGCGAAGCCGCAGCCGAAGGCCGCGACATCGGGCTCGGCCAGCATAGCGTGCGGGTGCGCGACGGCCATACGGGGCCACGCGAAAACGGCACGATCGGTTTTGCCGCATTGCGCGGCGGATCCGTCGTCGGCGACCATTCCGTCATCCTTGCCGGTCAGGGCGAGCGCATCACCCTTTCGCACCATGCGGAAGATCGCACGATATTCGCGCGCGGCGCCGTCAAGGCAGCGCTGTGGGGCAGAGGCCGCAAACCCGGCCTTTATTCCATGTCCGACGTTCTCGGTCTCAATTCATAA
- a CDS encoding glucokinase, with amino-acid sequence MVTQADTDHIMKFPILVGDIGGTNARFAILVDAYADPKEFPVLQTADYPTIDEAIQNAILDHTSIQPRSAVLAIAGPVEGDEIDLTNCAWVVKPHQMMETLGLRDITVLNDFEAQALAVVSLEPKHLEKLGGGAGDPHGSRAVLGPGTGLGVAGMVRARSSWVPVPGEGGHVDMGPRTPRDLEIFPHLEHIEGRISGEQLLCGRGLQNIYRAICKVNGTDATLQTPADITSAGLSGESAEAKETLALFVIYLGRLAGDFALTFIARGGVYLAGGIVQKIIEPLKDPAFRQAFEDKAPHGEILRETPVYVITHPLAALSGLSAFARTPTRFGVSIEGRRWRRD; translated from the coding sequence ATGGTTACACAGGCAGATACCGACCACATCATGAAGTTTCCGATCCTGGTTGGTGACATCGGTGGTACCAATGCGCGATTTGCCATTCTGGTCGACGCTTATGCGGACCCGAAGGAATTTCCGGTTTTGCAGACCGCCGATTATCCGACCATCGACGAGGCGATCCAGAACGCCATTCTCGACCATACCTCAATCCAGCCGCGTTCGGCGGTCCTCGCCATCGCCGGTCCGGTGGAAGGCGACGAAATCGATCTCACCAATTGCGCGTGGGTGGTCAAGCCGCACCAGATGATGGAGACACTCGGCCTGCGCGATATCACCGTGCTCAACGATTTCGAAGCGCAGGCGCTCGCCGTCGTGTCGCTAGAACCCAAGCATCTGGAAAAACTCGGCGGCGGTGCAGGCGATCCGCATGGCAGCCGCGCCGTGCTCGGACCCGGCACCGGCCTTGGCGTCGCCGGCATGGTCCGCGCACGCTCGAGCTGGGTCCCGGTTCCCGGCGAAGGCGGCCACGTGGATATGGGGCCACGCACGCCACGCGATCTCGAGATCTTCCCGCATCTCGAGCATATCGAGGGGCGCATCTCGGGCGAACAGCTGCTCTGCGGCCGTGGTCTGCAGAATATCTATCGCGCGATCTGCAAGGTTAACGGTACCGATGCGACACTGCAGACGCCAGCCGATATCACTTCGGCCGGCCTTTCCGGAGAATCCGCTGAGGCCAAGGAAACCCTGGCGCTATTTGTCATCTATCTCGGCCGCCTTGCCGGTGATTTCGCCCTGACGTTCATAGCCCGCGGCGGCGTTTACCTCGCCGGCGGCATCGTCCAGAAGATCATCGAACCGTTGAAGGATCCGGCTTTTCGCCAAGCTTTCGAGGACAAGGCACCGCATGGAGAGATCCTGCGTGAGACGCCGGTTTATGTCATTACCCATCCGCTCGCGGCGCTCAGCGGCCTATCCGCGTTCGCGCGGACACCGACCCGCTTTGGGGTTTCCATCGAGGGACGGCGCTGGCGACGCGACTAG
- a CDS encoding ABC transporter ATP-binding protein: MSEQTRKKKIDPSEAKRVIGRVLGENVRDHRSSYAIAIVAMLAVACTTAFVAYIFKDVINKIYYERREDLILPISLGILGAFVIRGIATYVQSVTMARIGNNIVARYQARVFDHLMKLGLDFYHDTRSGQLAARINQNVGGVRELLDIVVTTIAKDVPTLIALIVSMVLLDPFLSLIALLVGPPLILVVRYLARRLRSIHRESVTLNSHLLGAMQEATQGIAIVKAFTMEDQLRIKISALIKRAEERANKIARVSERMTPITELIAGIAIASMIIYTGYRAVYNAEPPGAMFGFMTAVLLAYDPVRRLARVQVGLERSLVNARMIYEILDIEPRQADSIGAVPITVQSGEVQFDNVNFSYGNGVPVLHGISFTAEAGKTTAIIGASGAGKSTLIGLVQRFYDINGGRILVDGQDIAYVSKRSLRQQIAYVSQQPYLFEGTIADNIRYGRPDATDEEIIEAAKLANADEFIRQQPQSYGTEVGENGVTLSGGQRQRLSIARAIVRNASILLLDEATSALDNESEKRVQQALERVMQGRTTIVIAHRLSTIVNADHIVVMEAGRVVEEGVHETLLARPNGVYARFYQLQGKEESPIIDDSEEVSHRIARPAE; this comes from the coding sequence ATGAGCGAACAGACCAGGAAAAAGAAGATCGATCCATCCGAGGCGAAGCGCGTCATCGGCCGGGTTCTTGGCGAAAATGTCCGCGATCACCGGTCTTCCTATGCCATTGCCATCGTCGCCATGCTTGCGGTTGCCTGCACGACGGCTTTCGTCGCCTATATCTTCAAGGACGTGATCAACAAGATCTATTACGAACGCCGCGAGGACCTCATACTTCCGATCAGTCTCGGCATTCTTGGTGCTTTCGTCATTCGCGGCATTGCGACTTATGTCCAGTCCGTCACCATGGCGAGAATCGGCAATAACATCGTTGCGCGTTATCAAGCCCGCGTCTTCGATCACCTGATGAAGCTCGGCCTCGATTTCTATCACGACACCCGCTCTGGCCAGCTTGCTGCCCGTATCAACCAGAACGTCGGCGGTGTGCGCGAGCTTTTGGATATCGTCGTCACGACCATTGCCAAGGACGTGCCGACGCTGATCGCGCTCATCGTGAGCATGGTTTTGCTCGATCCATTCCTGTCGCTGATCGCGCTGCTCGTCGGGCCGCCGTTGATACTTGTGGTCCGCTACCTGGCGAGACGGCTGCGCAGCATCCATCGCGAATCCGTGACGCTGAACTCGCATCTGCTCGGCGCCATGCAGGAGGCGACGCAGGGCATCGCCATCGTCAAGGCGTTCACGATGGAAGACCAGTTGCGCATCAAGATCAGCGCGCTGATCAAGCGGGCCGAGGAACGCGCCAACAAGATCGCTCGTGTTTCGGAGCGTATGACGCCGATCACCGAACTCATCGCCGGCATCGCCATCGCTTCGATGATCATCTATACGGGCTACCGCGCTGTCTACAATGCCGAGCCGCCCGGTGCCATGTTCGGCTTCATGACTGCAGTACTGCTCGCCTATGATCCCGTGCGCCGTCTGGCGCGTGTCCAGGTTGGACTCGAACGTTCGCTGGTCAATGCGCGCATGATTTACGAGATCCTCGATATCGAGCCGCGTCAGGCGGACAGCATCGGCGCCGTGCCGATAACCGTGCAGAGCGGTGAGGTGCAATTCGACAATGTCAACTTCAGCTATGGCAATGGCGTGCCGGTGCTGCATGGCATCAGCTTCACGGCGGAAGCCGGCAAGACCACCGCCATCATCGGCGCTTCCGGCGCAGGCAAATCGACGCTGATCGGCCTTGTCCAACGCTTCTACGATATCAATGGCGGGCGTATTCTCGTCGATGGGCAGGATATCGCCTATGTCAGCAAGCGCTCGCTGCGCCAGCAGATCGCCTATGTCTCGCAGCAACCCTATCTCTTCGAAGGAACGATCGCCGACAATATCCGCTACGGCCGACCGGATGCCACCGATGAGGAGATCATCGAGGCGGCGAAGCTTGCCAACGCCGACGAGTTCATCCGCCAGCAGCCGCAGAGCTATGGCACGGAAGTCGGCGAGAACGGCGTGACCCTTTCCGGTGGCCAGCGCCAGCGTCTTTCCATCGCCCGCGCCATCGTCCGCAATGCGTCCATCCTTCTTCTCGACGAAGCGACGTCCGCACTCGACAATGAATCGGAAAAACGCGTGCAGCAGGCACTGGAGCGCGTCATGCAGGGGCGTACCACGATCGTCATTGCCCACCGCCTGTCGACCATCGTCAACGCCGACCATATCGTCGTCATGGAGGCCGGCCGGGTCGTGGAGGAAGGCGTGCACGAAACGTTGCTCGCCCGTCCCAACGGGGTCTATGCCCGCTTCTACCAGTTGCAGGGCAAGGAAGAGTCGCCCATCATCGATGACAGCGAAGAAGTATCCCATCGGATAGCGAGACCAGCCGAATGA
- a CDS encoding helix-turn-helix domain-containing protein, whose amino-acid sequence MTKVRVTAARELQETGDAAPKQVAGRCGFADVDTLRRVFVRRVGVTLAEYRKRYGGMGEEWWKWGCQR is encoded by the coding sequence GTGACAAAAGTCCGCGTCACCGCCGCACGAGAACTGCAGGAGACCGGAGACGCTGCCCCGAAGCAGGTAGCCGGACGCTGCGGCTTTGCCGATGTCGACACGCTGCGGCGCGTCTTTGTCCGGCGGGTTGGTGTGACGCTGGCGGAGTACCGGAAGAGGTATGGGGGGATGGGTGAGGAGTGGTGGAAATGGGGGTGCCAGCGATAA
- a CDS encoding GlxA family transcriptional regulator, whose protein sequence is MPSGPLRVAILAVPGVQLLDVSGPLDVFAEANAQAGRTVYELCVLGTRHGAIRSSSGVRLMPDMVLGESPNPKIDTLLVAGAPNAADVPQGGGMVEWLRSTVPVARRYGSVCSGAFFLAQAGLLDGKRVTTHWAVAERLVREFPGVSVDADALHIRDGRLWTAAGVTAGLDLALALVEEDLGREVAMRVAGQLVMFFKRPGGQMQFSRKGEAAPVGRSALQEVQRWVAANPAEDHSVGSLAQRTGLSARHFARLFRQEVGMTPGDWVEEARVAAARELLESGDAAPKQVAGQCGFADVDTLRRAFVRRVGVTPAEYRKRYAREDMKVATSRNR, encoded by the coding sequence ATGCCGAGCGGGCCGTTGAGGGTTGCGATACTGGCTGTACCCGGTGTTCAGCTGCTGGATGTGTCAGGGCCGCTCGACGTTTTTGCCGAGGCGAATGCGCAGGCCGGCCGGACGGTCTACGAGCTTTGCGTCCTCGGCACCCGGCATGGCGCCATCCGAAGTTCATCGGGTGTGCGGCTGATGCCGGACATGGTGCTCGGGGAAAGCCCGAACCCGAAGATCGATACGTTGCTGGTGGCGGGTGCGCCCAATGCGGCGGACGTGCCGCAGGGTGGCGGGATGGTCGAGTGGCTTCGATCGACGGTACCGGTCGCGCGCCGCTATGGCTCGGTCTGCAGCGGCGCGTTTTTCCTGGCGCAGGCGGGCCTGCTGGACGGAAAGCGGGTCACGACCCATTGGGCGGTGGCCGAGCGGCTGGTCCGGGAATTTCCGGGGGTGAGCGTGGACGCTGACGCACTCCACATCCGCGACGGCCGCCTGTGGACGGCAGCGGGCGTAACCGCCGGTCTCGATCTGGCCCTGGCTCTGGTCGAGGAGGATCTCGGCCGCGAAGTGGCGATGAGGGTAGCGGGACAGCTCGTGATGTTCTTCAAGCGGCCCGGCGGGCAGATGCAGTTCAGCCGGAAAGGCGAGGCGGCGCCTGTTGGGCGGTCGGCACTGCAGGAGGTGCAGCGATGGGTCGCCGCAAACCCCGCCGAAGACCATAGTGTCGGCAGCCTCGCGCAGCGAACGGGGTTGAGCGCACGCCATTTCGCCAGGCTCTTCCGCCAGGAGGTCGGCATGACGCCGGGGGACTGGGTGGAGGAAGCCCGCGTCGCCGCCGCACGGGAGCTGCTGGAGAGCGGAGACGCTGCCCCGAAGCAGGTAGCCGGACAATGCGGCTTTGCCGATGTCGACACGCTGCGCCGCGCCTTTGTCCGGCGGGTTGGTGTGACGCCGGCGGAGTACCGCAAGCGATACGCGAGGGAGGACATGAAAGTCGCCACTTCGCGAAACAGATAG
- a CDS encoding 2,3-bisphosphoglycerate-dependent phosphoglycerate mutase, producing MSGTLVLVRHGQSEWNLKNLFTGWRDPALTELGHEEAKDAGQRLKAMGLHFDIAFTSVLSRAEATLDHILEEVGQTGLETIRDQALNERDYGDLSGLNKDDARVKWGEEQVHVWRRSYDVPPPGGESLRDTGARVWPYYMHDMQPHVLRGENVLVVAHGNSLRSLVMALDGLTGEEIVAQEIATGVPIVYKLNADSTVASKKVLEG from the coding sequence ATGTCCGGAACCCTCGTCCTTGTCCGCCATGGCCAGAGCGAATGGAATTTGAAGAACCTCTTCACCGGCTGGCGCGACCCCGCGCTGACCGAGCTCGGCCACGAGGAAGCCAAGGATGCGGGCCAGCGGCTGAAGGCCATGGGATTGCATTTCGACATCGCCTTTACCTCGGTGCTCTCGCGCGCCGAGGCGACCCTCGACCACATTCTCGAAGAGGTTGGCCAGACCGGCCTCGAAACGATCCGCGACCAGGCCTTGAACGAACGTGACTATGGCGACCTGTCCGGTCTCAACAAGGATGATGCCCGCGTCAAGTGGGGCGAAGAGCAGGTGCATGTCTGGCGCCGCTCCTATGACGTTCCGCCGCCCGGCGGCGAAAGCCTGCGCGATACCGGCGCGCGCGTCTGGCCTTATTACATGCACGACATGCAGCCGCATGTGCTGCGCGGCGAAAATGTGCTGGTGGTCGCGCATGGCAATTCGCTGCGCTCGCTGGTCATGGCTCTGGACGGCCTGACGGGCGAGGAGATCGTCGCACAGGAAATCGCGACCGGCGTTCCGATCGTCTACAAGCTCAACGCGGATTCGACGGTCGCTTCCAAGAAAGTTCTCGAAGGCTGA
- a CDS encoding methylglyoxal synthase, producing the protein MTQPFRLALIAHDQKKDDMVDFARTYERLLAPCTIVATGTTGGLVQDACPSLTIARVKSGPLGGDQQIGALIAEGKIDGLIFFVDPLSPMPHDVDVKALMRLASVYDIPMALNRATAEVLVQKRGLLRDDAAENTLTAPRALNDTQRSQ; encoded by the coding sequence ATGACACAGCCATTTCGCCTCGCGTTGATCGCGCATGACCAGAAAAAGGACGACATGGTGGATTTTGCCCGCACCTATGAAAGGTTGCTTGCTCCTTGCACGATCGTCGCCACAGGTACGACGGGCGGGCTCGTTCAGGATGCTTGCCCTTCGCTGACCATCGCGCGAGTGAAGAGCGGACCGCTCGGCGGCGACCAGCAGATCGGCGCACTGATTGCCGAGGGGAAGATCGACGGATTGATTTTCTTTGTCGACCCGCTGTCTCCAATGCCGCATGATGTCGACGTCAAGGCGCTGATGCGGCTCGCAAGCGTCTACGATATTCCGATGGCCTTGAATCGGGCGACAGCCGAGGTTCTGGTGCAAAAGCGAGGTTTGCTGCGCGATGACGCAGCGGAAAATACACTTACTGCGCCGCGCGCTCTGAACGACACGCAAAGGTCGCAGTAA
- the mepA gene encoding penicillin-insensitive murein endopeptidase: MKSKTLLRLALGALISFTSTIDAIAVDGPAKQLFGAQSLPTVSAPQSAGFYSKGCLAGGVALPVDGPAWQVMRLSRNRRWGHPRMIALLERLARDAATKDGWPGLLVGDISQPRGGPMLTGHASHQVGLDADIWLTPMPKQRFTDDQRENVAATSMLKGDTLYVDPDRWTQSRTALLKRAASYPEVERIFVHPGIKKKLCDSVQGDRSWMAKVRPYWGHYYHFHVRIKCQPGSPNCKPQEPIGADDGCGKSLAWWFTDEPWKKAPEPAKPKKPKVTMLSDLPKACAMILNAPGPKSVDQVTYGAGAKVAQPAAAGTPATAYAPEGGDLPEDVPAQGQ; encoded by the coding sequence ATGAAATCGAAAACCCTGTTGCGTCTCGCCCTCGGCGCACTCATTTCGTTCACCAGCACCATCGATGCCATTGCCGTGGATGGTCCTGCCAAGCAATTGTTCGGAGCACAGAGCCTTCCGACCGTCAGTGCACCTCAATCGGCGGGTTTTTACTCCAAAGGCTGTCTTGCAGGCGGTGTCGCGTTGCCCGTGGATGGACCGGCCTGGCAAGTTATGCGCCTGTCGCGCAATCGCCGCTGGGGACATCCGCGCATGATCGCCCTCCTGGAAAGGCTGGCGCGCGATGCCGCGACGAAGGATGGTTGGCCGGGTCTGCTCGTGGGCGACATATCGCAGCCGCGCGGTGGCCCGATGCTGACCGGACATGCCTCGCATCAGGTGGGACTGGACGCCGATATCTGGCTGACGCCGATGCCGAAACAGCGCTTTACCGACGATCAGCGTGAGAATGTGGCAGCAACCTCCATGCTCAAGGGCGACACACTCTATGTCGATCCGGACAGATGGACCCAGTCACGAACGGCGCTTCTGAAACGCGCTGCCAGCTACCCCGAAGTCGAACGCATTTTCGTACACCCCGGCATCAAGAAGAAGCTGTGCGACAGTGTTCAGGGCGATCGCAGCTGGATGGCGAAGGTCCGGCCCTACTGGGGACATTATTACCATTTCCATGTGCGTATAAAATGCCAGCCGGGATCACCCAATTGCAAGCCGCAGGAGCCGATCGGTGCCGATGACGGTTGTGGCAAGTCGCTGGCGTGGTGGTTTACGGATGAGCCGTGGAAAAAGGCACCCGAACCTGCCAAACCCAAGAAGCCGAAGGTGACAATGCTCTCCGATCTGCCGAAGGCTTGCGCGATGATCCTCAACGCGCCAGGGCCGAAATCGGTTGATCAAGTGACCTACGGCGCAGGTGCGAAAGTTGCGCAGCCTGCTGCGGCGGGAACTCCGGCAACGGCCTATGCCCCGGAAGGCGGCGATTTGCCGGAAGACGTGCCGGCGCAAGGTCAATGA
- a CDS encoding HD domain-containing protein, with product MALTIEGVSIPDSKLAREVTELVRDTASPLLFHHSSRVYYFGALSGKHRGLRFDPELLYTGAMFHDMGLTRQHSSAHERFEVDGANAARDFLRGHGIALTDIDLVWTAIALHTTPGIPQHMHPVVALVTAGVEMDVLGLTYAEYSDMERETVVHAHPRSDHFKEDIIQAFYDGIKHKPDTTFGNVKADVLADKDPHFHRGNFCSVIRGSAWTA from the coding sequence ATGGCATTGACAATCGAAGGGGTCAGCATCCCTGACAGCAAGCTCGCACGCGAGGTCACCGAACTGGTCCGCGACACCGCTTCGCCGTTGTTGTTTCACCATTCGAGCCGCGTCTATTATTTCGGCGCGCTCTCCGGCAAGCATCGCGGCCTCAGGTTCGACCCGGAGCTGCTCTATACCGGCGCCATGTTCCACGATATGGGCCTCACCCGTCAGCACAGCAGTGCGCATGAGCGGTTCGAGGTCGATGGTGCCAACGCCGCGCGCGATTTCCTGCGCGGACATGGCATCGCCCTGACCGACATCGATCTCGTCTGGACCGCCATCGCTCTGCATACGACACCCGGCATACCGCAGCACATGCACCCGGTCGTCGCACTCGTGACCGCAGGCGTTGAAATGGATGTGCTCGGGCTGACCTATGCCGAATACAGCGATATGGAGCGGGAGACTGTCGTCCACGCCCATCCACGCAGCGATCACTTCAAGGAGGATATCATCCAGGCCTTCTATGATGGCATCAAGCACAAGCCCGACACCACCTTCGGCAACGTCAAGGCCGATGTGCTTGCCGACAAGGATCCGCATTTTCACCGTGGCAACTTCTGCAGCGTCATCCGCGGCTCGGCATGGACAGCATAA
- a CDS encoding lasso peptide biosynthesis B2 protein, with product MPDICTSTCAPCAIQKIALKLIIGAKTRPFCAHAWVEHDGTVINDDPALRNKLAVLLEC from the coding sequence ATGCCTGACATATGCACTAGCACTTGTGCTCCTTGCGCGATCCAAAAGATAGCTCTGAAGCTCATCATCGGCGCCAAGACAAGACCATTCTGTGCGCATGCCTGGGTTGAGCATGATGGAACAGTGATCAATGATGATCCCGCACTCCGCAACAAACTCGCAGTCCTGTTGGAGTGTTGA
- a CDS encoding acinetodin/klebsidin/J25 family lasso peptide — protein sequence MSNVSGIVITKLTESATRLTLGDKGPVPEYFPDPFLDDDGPCKSRPGVPSRCKGPPVTFYG from the coding sequence ATGAGCAACGTTTCTGGCATTGTTATTACGAAATTGACCGAGAGTGCCACCAGACTCACTTTGGGTGATAAAGGTCCAGTCCCAGAATATTTCCCTGATCCTTTTTTGGATGATGACGGGCCCTGCAAGTCCAGGCCCGGGGTGCCCTCCCGTTGCAAAGGACCCCCTGTTACTTTTTACGGGTAA
- a CDS encoding ABC transporter ATP-binding protein produces the protein MTNWSSLWMFVLYDLERTTKYRCASIMAITIGTSIIFGIAPFALSKITDLVASGNLAAGISSNTIFLWASIYLVCLAVGRFSSTLSLYFQSMLRLDVVNVLSKIYFRYIIGQKADFFTIKNSGDLSQELNQANNDFYVIIRSFSGSVVSPIIQIASSFLVLLYTENYPVVVYFIIYILAFSINNAYFTKKLYDKKIKLMDAGRQSHSVLVDSIANISVAKQYGSFDFFFARYTGVLDQDRATQSEYWRTTILMLLLNTTLFTTLYVVSFLQVVYGVIAGSVTIGEFVMVASYIVILASPIENLGSMFTEVNQSVMTFGAFLSRIRDQVTRAPKAISPIFSNNKIALKVTQLSFSYMQSSHNALEDVSFEIRSGNSIIWTGESGSGKSTLVKILTGQYEPSSGQIQVFGVNLEDIDPATLNGTVGVVSQDVMIFKDTLRFNLLMAKPDADDNQLVEALINAGLGEFFDQLPEKLDTLLGDRGTKLSGGQRQRISFARLFLTSPSIVIVDEGTSSLDVVTERKVLEKLADYFKTRTVITISHRASAMVNSDAIFVFNRGRLQDRGTRSELKGRNPYFAQLLELSL, from the coding sequence ATGACGAATTGGTCAAGCCTGTGGATGTTTGTGCTTTATGATCTGGAACGTACCACCAAGTACAGGTGCGCTTCGATAATGGCCATCACCATAGGCACATCGATAATATTTGGAATTGCGCCATTCGCCCTTTCCAAGATTACAGATTTGGTTGCCAGTGGCAATCTCGCCGCAGGTATCTCCTCAAACACGATATTCTTATGGGCTTCGATCTATCTCGTCTGTCTCGCGGTCGGCAGATTCTCATCGACTTTGTCGTTGTATTTTCAAAGCATGCTCCGGCTCGACGTTGTTAACGTTTTGTCGAAGATCTATTTTCGCTACATTATTGGACAAAAGGCGGACTTTTTCACAATTAAGAATTCCGGCGATCTTTCTCAAGAACTAAACCAAGCAAACAATGACTTTTACGTAATTATCCGAAGTTTTTCGGGGAGCGTGGTATCACCCATTATTCAAATCGCTTCATCCTTCCTCGTTCTGTTGTATACCGAAAATTACCCCGTAGTGGTGTATTTCATTATATATATACTCGCGTTCTCTATAAATAACGCATACTTCACAAAAAAATTATATGATAAGAAGATTAAATTGATGGACGCTGGGCGGCAATCGCACTCGGTGTTAGTCGATTCTATAGCCAACATTTCTGTTGCGAAACAGTATGGTTCTTTTGATTTTTTCTTCGCACGTTATACCGGCGTGTTGGATCAAGACCGCGCCACACAGTCCGAATATTGGCGTACCACTATACTTATGCTTTTATTGAATACGACGCTCTTTACAACTCTCTACGTTGTCAGCTTTTTGCAAGTTGTTTATGGCGTGATCGCTGGTAGTGTGACCATTGGCGAGTTTGTTATGGTTGCGTCGTATATTGTGATTTTAGCTAGCCCCATTGAAAACTTGGGCAGTATGTTTACAGAAGTTAACCAGTCGGTAATGACATTTGGAGCTTTTCTGTCCCGCATTCGTGACCAAGTAACACGCGCTCCCAAAGCAATTTCGCCAATATTTTCCAACAACAAGATTGCACTAAAGGTCACGCAGCTTTCTTTTTCCTATATGCAATCTTCGCACAATGCATTGGAAGATGTTTCGTTTGAAATCCGTTCGGGCAATAGCATTATATGGACGGGCGAAAGTGGTTCCGGAAAAAGTACGCTCGTCAAGATTTTAACAGGCCAATACGAACCGTCGTCGGGACAAATTCAAGTATTTGGAGTTAATCTGGAGGACATTGATCCGGCGACTCTTAATGGAACCGTGGGAGTGGTTTCGCAAGATGTTATGATCTTCAAGGACACCCTGCGTTTCAATCTATTGATGGCCAAACCTGACGCGGACGATAACCAGTTAGTGGAGGCACTGATAAATGCAGGCCTAGGAGAATTCTTTGATCAATTACCTGAAAAGTTGGACACACTCTTAGGCGACCGTGGAACAAAACTTTCAGGTGGACAAAGGCAAAGGATTTCCTTTGCTCGTTTATTTCTCACCAGCCCCTCTATTGTGATCGTTGACGAGGGTACATCCTCCTTGGATGTGGTGACCGAACGAAAAGTACTGGAAAAGCTGGCTGATTATTTCAAAACAAGAACAGTCATTACCATTAGCCATCGAGCTAGTGCCATGGTCAATAGTGACGCGATTTTCGTATTTAACAGGGGACGCCTACAAGATCGAGGTACTCGCTCTGAACTTAAGGGAAGAAACCCATATTTCGCGCAACTTTTGGAACTATCATTATAG